The proteins below come from a single Gordonia sp. X0973 genomic window:
- the mce gene encoding methylmalonyl-CoA epimerase, with protein sequence MSDSPTTLINDLVVGVDHVGIAVPDLDVAKAWYADHLGFTTLHEEVNDEQGVREAMIGPKDGGDGAVIQLLAPLNDESTIAKFLDRSGPGLQQLAVRVTNVDEVVERLTAAGVRVLYPQAKRGTADSRINFVHPRDAGGVLLELVEPAHGEH encoded by the coding sequence ATGAGCGACTCACCCACCACCCTCATCAACGACCTCGTCGTCGGCGTCGATCACGTCGGCATCGCGGTCCCCGATCTCGATGTCGCCAAGGCCTGGTACGCAGACCATCTCGGCTTCACGACCCTCCACGAGGAGGTGAACGACGAGCAAGGTGTCCGCGAGGCCATGATCGGCCCGAAGGACGGCGGTGACGGCGCGGTCATCCAGCTCCTTGCACCGCTGAACGACGAGTCGACGATCGCCAAGTTCCTCGACCGGAGCGGTCCGGGCCTGCAGCAACTCGCGGTCCGCGTCACCAACGTCGACGAGGTGGTGGAACGACTGACCGCGGCCGGCGTGCGGGTCCTCTACCCGCAGGCCAAGCGCGGCACCGCGGATTCGAGGATCAACTTCGTACACCCGCGTGACGCGGGCGGAGTGCTCCTTGAACTCGTCGAACCAGCTCACGGCGAACACTAG
- the glgB gene encoding 1,4-alpha-glucan branching protein GlgB, with protein sequence MAGSDPRLPAADLDALGAHTHTDPHSVLGPHPLPDGRWAVRVLRPQATAVTVLVGETEWPMTESADGVWTAAVESGHAVVDDYRLRAHYTDPDREFVVADPYRFAPTVDEEALRLVVEGRHRRLWEVLGARPLAVDSASGPVAGVAFSVWAPSARGVTVVGDFEGWEGRMAPMRRLGSSGVWEVFLPEVRAGELYKFRVHGADGTVVDKADPMARFAETAPGTASIITGDGGHRWGDSDWLAGRSHTDPLTAPMSIYEVHLASWRPGLGYRELAVELVDYVAAAGFSHVELLPVAEHPYGGSWGYQVTSYFAPSSRLGTPDDFRFLVDAFHRRGIGVLVDWVPAHFPRDAWALARFDGSPTYEHADPQRGEHPDWGTLVFDFGRREVAGFLVANALYWIEEFHLDGLRVDAVASMLYLDYSRGPGRWTPNIHGGLENLEAVAFLRELNEAVHDAHPGVVTIAEESTSWPGVTRPTSAGGLGFSLKWSMGWMHDTLAFLSRDATDRAFHHHEITFSLMYAFNEHFLLPLSHDEVVHEKGTLWTRVPGDDDAKARAVRFFLAYQWCHPGKQLLFMGQEFGQTAEWADQRGVDWHELDEDGRGEGPAALHRGIARLVGELNSLSHRLSALHGRDASPTGYEWISAGEASSPVFGFCRRGDGSTLVCLFNVAPDPFGEYRVGMPEPGRWTVVFDSDDERYGGRRSEQVDVGAVYDTEDIPWQGRATSIALPLAANTSVWLELG encoded by the coding sequence ATCGCGGGGAGCGACCCGCGGCTTCCGGCGGCCGATCTGGACGCCCTCGGCGCGCACACCCACACCGATCCCCATTCGGTCCTCGGTCCGCACCCGCTGCCCGACGGCCGATGGGCGGTCCGCGTCCTGCGCCCGCAGGCGACGGCGGTGACCGTCCTCGTCGGCGAGACCGAGTGGCCGATGACCGAATCCGCCGACGGGGTGTGGACGGCCGCGGTGGAATCCGGGCACGCCGTCGTCGACGACTACCGGCTGCGCGCCCACTACACCGACCCCGACCGCGAATTCGTCGTCGCCGATCCCTACCGGTTCGCGCCCACCGTCGACGAGGAGGCGCTGCGGCTCGTCGTCGAGGGCCGGCACCGACGGCTGTGGGAGGTCCTCGGGGCCCGGCCCCTCGCCGTCGACTCCGCGTCGGGCCCGGTGGCCGGGGTGGCCTTCTCGGTGTGGGCGCCCAGCGCTCGCGGCGTCACCGTCGTCGGCGATTTCGAGGGCTGGGAAGGGCGCATGGCCCCGATGCGACGCCTGGGTTCCAGCGGCGTGTGGGAGGTGTTCCTGCCCGAGGTGCGCGCCGGTGAGCTGTACAAATTCCGCGTCCACGGCGCCGACGGGACGGTCGTCGACAAAGCCGACCCGATGGCGCGCTTCGCCGAGACCGCGCCCGGCACCGCGTCGATCATCACCGGCGACGGCGGGCATCGCTGGGGTGACTCGGATTGGCTGGCGGGGCGCTCGCATACCGATCCGCTCACCGCCCCGATGAGCATCTACGAGGTCCACCTCGCGTCGTGGCGTCCCGGGCTGGGCTATCGCGAGCTCGCCGTCGAGCTGGTCGACTACGTCGCCGCTGCGGGCTTCTCCCACGTCGAGCTGCTGCCCGTCGCGGAACACCCGTACGGCGGGTCGTGGGGCTACCAGGTGACCTCCTACTTCGCGCCGTCGTCGCGGTTGGGCACCCCCGACGACTTCCGGTTTCTCGTCGACGCCTTCCACCGGCGCGGCATCGGCGTGCTCGTCGACTGGGTGCCGGCGCATTTCCCCCGCGACGCGTGGGCGCTCGCCCGGTTCGACGGCTCCCCCACCTACGAGCACGCCGACCCGCAACGCGGCGAACACCCCGATTGGGGCACCCTCGTCTTCGATTTCGGCCGTCGCGAGGTCGCCGGGTTCCTCGTCGCCAACGCGCTGTACTGGATCGAGGAATTCCATCTCGACGGGCTGCGCGTCGACGCGGTCGCCTCGATGCTGTATCTCGACTACTCGCGCGGTCCCGGGCGGTGGACGCCGAATATCCACGGGGGCTTGGAGAACCTGGAGGCCGTGGCCTTCCTGCGGGAGCTGAACGAGGCGGTCCACGACGCGCATCCCGGCGTCGTCACGATCGCCGAGGAGTCGACGTCGTGGCCGGGGGTCACCCGCCCGACCTCGGCCGGCGGCCTCGGCTTCTCCCTCAAATGGAGTATGGGCTGGATGCACGACACCCTCGCGTTCCTCTCCCGCGACGCGACCGACCGTGCCTTCCACCACCACGAGATCACGTTCTCGCTCATGTACGCGTTCAACGAACACTTCCTGCTGCCGCTCTCCCACGACGAGGTGGTCCACGAGAAGGGCACACTGTGGACCCGGGTCCCCGGCGACGACGACGCGAAGGCCCGCGCGGTGCGCTTCTTCCTGGCCTATCAGTGGTGCCATCCGGGCAAGCAGTTGCTGTTCATGGGCCAGGAGTTCGGCCAGACCGCCGAATGGGCCGATCAGCGCGGCGTCGACTGGCACGAACTCGACGAGGACGGTCGCGGCGAGGGGCCGGCGGCGCTGCACCGCGGGATCGCGCGCCTCGTCGGGGAGCTGAACTCACTCTCGCACCGCCTGTCCGCGCTCCACGGCCGTGACGCGTCACCCACCGGCTACGAATGGATCTCCGCGGGCGAGGCCTCCTCACCCGTCTTCGGCTTCTGCCGTCGCGGCGACGGTTCGACGCTGGTGTGCCTGTTCAACGTCGCGCCCGATCCGTTCGGCGAGTATCGCGTGGGGATGCCCGAACCCGGGCGCTGGACGGTCGTGTTCGACAGCGACGACGAGCGGTACGGCGGCCGTCGCTCCGAACAGGTCGACGTGGGCGCGGTCTACGACACCGAGGACATCCCCTGGCAGGGTCGCGCCACGTCGATCGCCCTCCCGCTGGCCGCGAACACATCGGTCTGGCTCGAGCTCGGCTGA
- a CDS encoding ATP-dependent DNA helicase codes for MTAETSPAPISAATTDLLAAAVQALGGQTRDGQVRMCGAVAHAIDTGEHLAVQAGTGTGKSLAYLVPAIAHACESGKTVVVSTATIALQRQLIERDLPRLAPALADPLGSEPSFAILKGRSNYLCLNKIHGGLADEPDTELFDAFEMSRTGREVTRLREWCSDTETGDRDDLSPGVSDRSWRQVSVSARECLGAANCSFSDDCFAERARDLAAHSDVVVTNHAMLAIDALSPAQILPEHDVVIIDEAHELTDRITSVATDELSAASVTLAARRAAKLVDEELVDDVLGGAELLERLLEDSTPRLLTSLPNGWDSALASLRDRLWRARSGIGPVRASGDTDGDAAAARSAAITSLEELHDAAVRVLTAFDEPDAAKRRDVVWLAEEPLKSGSVRRVLRIAPLSVGGLLRASLFADATVVLTSATLVVGGSFDALATTWGLPVAGNQARDEAATTGDVTATGKAVPADDEVLRWRGVDVGSPFDYPRSAILYVAKHLPPPGRGGLSDEMLAELEKLMAAARGRTLGLFSSMRAAREAAEALRERTDTPILCQGEDSTSTLVRRFSEDPATCLFGTLSLWQGVDVPGDSLSLVVIDRIPFPRPDDPLASARARAAEAAGGNGFMAVSANHAALLLAQGAGRLLRSTTDRGVVAVLDSRLATARYGNYLLTSLPPFWKTTDTATVLAALDRLTA; via the coding sequence GTGACCGCTGAGACCTCGCCGGCGCCAATCTCCGCCGCGACCACCGATCTCCTCGCCGCGGCGGTACAGGCGCTGGGCGGACAGACCCGCGACGGCCAGGTCCGCATGTGCGGCGCCGTCGCCCACGCCATCGACACCGGCGAACACCTCGCGGTGCAGGCCGGCACCGGCACCGGCAAGTCGCTGGCCTATCTGGTCCCGGCGATCGCCCACGCCTGCGAGTCGGGCAAGACCGTCGTCGTCTCGACCGCGACCATCGCCCTGCAGCGCCAGCTCATCGAGCGCGACCTGCCCCGGTTGGCGCCGGCGCTGGCCGACCCGTTGGGCTCCGAACCCAGCTTCGCAATCCTCAAGGGCCGCTCGAACTACCTGTGCCTCAACAAGATCCACGGCGGCCTCGCCGACGAACCGGATACCGAGCTGTTCGACGCCTTCGAGATGTCGCGAACCGGGCGCGAGGTCACCCGCCTGCGGGAATGGTGCTCGGACACCGAGACCGGTGATCGCGACGACCTCTCCCCCGGCGTCTCCGACCGCTCCTGGCGGCAGGTCAGCGTTAGTGCGCGCGAATGCCTCGGCGCGGCCAACTGCAGCTTCTCCGACGACTGTTTCGCCGAGCGCGCCCGCGACCTCGCGGCGCATTCCGACGTCGTCGTCACCAACCACGCGATGCTGGCCATCGACGCGCTCTCCCCGGCCCAGATCCTGCCCGAGCACGACGTCGTCATCATCGACGAGGCCCACGAGCTGACCGACCGCATCACCTCGGTCGCCACCGACGAACTCTCGGCCGCGTCGGTGACGCTGGCCGCCCGGCGCGCGGCCAAACTGGTCGACGAGGAACTGGTCGACGACGTGCTCGGCGGCGCCGAATTGCTCGAACGGCTGCTGGAGGATTCGACGCCGCGGCTGCTGACGTCGTTGCCGAACGGCTGGGACTCGGCGCTGGCCAGCCTGCGCGACCGGTTGTGGCGGGCGCGCAGCGGGATCGGCCCGGTGCGCGCGAGCGGCGACACCGACGGCGACGCGGCCGCCGCGCGATCGGCGGCGATCACGTCGCTCGAGGAACTGCACGACGCGGCCGTCCGCGTGCTGACCGCCTTCGACGAGCCGGACGCCGCCAAACGGCGCGATGTCGTGTGGCTGGCCGAGGAACCGTTGAAATCCGGCTCCGTTCGGCGGGTGCTGCGCATCGCGCCGCTCTCGGTCGGCGGGCTGCTGCGCGCCTCGCTCTTCGCCGACGCCACCGTCGTGCTGACGTCGGCCACCCTCGTCGTCGGCGGCTCCTTCGACGCCCTGGCGACGACGTGGGGACTCCCCGTCGCCGGCAACCAGGCGCGCGACGAGGCGGCCACCACCGGGGATGTGACGGCCACCGGAAAGGCGGTCCCCGCCGACGACGAGGTGCTCCGGTGGCGCGGGGTCGACGTCGGGTCACCATTCGACTACCCGCGCTCGGCCATCCTCTACGTCGCCAAGCACCTGCCCCCGCCCGGGCGCGGCGGGTTGTCCGACGAGATGCTCGCCGAACTGGAGAAGCTCATGGCCGCCGCGCGCGGGCGGACGCTGGGACTCTTCTCGTCGATGCGGGCCGCCCGCGAGGCCGCCGAGGCACTGCGCGAGCGCACCGACACCCCCATCCTGTGTCAGGGCGAAGACTCCACGTCGACGCTGGTCCGCCGCTTCAGCGAGGACCCGGCGACCTGCCTGTTCGGCACGCTGTCGCTGTGGCAGGGGGTCGACGTGCCCGGCGACTCCCTCTCCCTGGTCGTCATCGACCGCATCCCCTTTCCGCGCCCCGACGATCCGCTGGCCAGTGCCCGCGCCCGCGCGGCCGAAGCGGCCGGCGGCAACGGGTTCATGGCGGTGTCGGCGAACCACGCGGCGCTCCTGTTGGCCCAGGGTGCTGGCCGGCTGCTCCGGTCGACCACCGATCGCGGCGTCGTCGCCGTCCTCGACTCCCGCCTGGCCACCGCGCGGTACGGGAACTACCTACTCACGTCGCTGCCCCCGTTCTGGAAGACCACCGACACCGCGACGGTCCTCGCCGCCCTCGACCGGCTGACCGCATGA
- a CDS encoding universal stress protein, translating into MRIFVAYLANDGGADAVVLAGRLARSVGAELDIGLIAPAHQPGADPALLDVVSEQAADWLEQARALVPDVESEAHVAFHDSIAAGIIAEATRVGAVLIVVGASGGGIVGSHSLGSVVNDLLRASPLAVALAPRGTRNSPVERTTRVTCALGRRAGSAGLLGFAVEAARRAAVPLRLISLVALDQLPGGGADPTAPERAVEHAHEALAKAREVLPPDIEITVDAAHGSTVEEAVAKLDWHDGDLLMVGSSRLAAPQRIFLGATAAKMLRVISEPVVILPSQPESN; encoded by the coding sequence ATGAGAATCTTCGTCGCCTACCTGGCCAACGATGGGGGCGCGGACGCGGTTGTGCTAGCGGGCCGGCTCGCCCGATCGGTCGGCGCCGAACTCGACATCGGGCTCATCGCCCCGGCACACCAACCGGGCGCCGATCCCGCATTGCTCGACGTGGTCAGCGAGCAAGCGGCGGATTGGCTCGAGCAGGCGCGGGCCCTGGTCCCCGACGTCGAGTCGGAGGCCCACGTCGCCTTTCACGACTCGATCGCCGCGGGCATCATCGCCGAGGCCACCCGAGTCGGGGCAGTCCTGATCGTCGTCGGCGCCTCCGGCGGCGGGATAGTCGGCAGCCATTCGCTGGGCAGCGTCGTCAACGACCTCCTGCGCGCCTCCCCGCTCGCCGTCGCCCTCGCCCCGCGCGGGACGCGGAACTCGCCCGTCGAGCGGACGACGCGCGTCACCTGTGCGCTCGGTCGACGCGCCGGCTCGGCCGGGCTCCTCGGATTCGCGGTCGAGGCCGCCCGACGCGCCGCGGTGCCCCTGCGGCTCATCTCTCTGGTGGCACTCGATCAGCTACCCGGCGGGGGCGCCGACCCGACGGCTCCCGAACGGGCCGTCGAGCACGCCCACGAGGCGTTGGCGAAGGCACGCGAGGTCCTGCCGCCCGACATCGAGATCACCGTCGACGCCGCGCACGGCTCCACCGTCGAGGAGGCCGTGGCGAAACTGGACTGGCATGACGGAGATCTGCTGATGGTGGGCTCGAGCCGACTCGCCGCGCCGCAGCGGATCTTCCTCGGCGCGACCGCGGCCAAGATGCTCCGAGTGATCTCCGAGCCGGTTGTCATCCTGCCGTCCCAGCCGGAGAGCAACTGA
- a CDS encoding tetratricopeptide repeat protein has protein sequence MSRPVNRQQAAAAARQQQAAAAMSGAVDLSVLKDRAEARRAGQSAPPPPAGGAGAAPVPSGPVVDVTEATFERDAIEASTRQPVVVELTAALGGETAELSSVLEQSAARAGGRWVLARVDVETNPRIAQAFRAQSVPMVIALAHGQPVSAFAGAKSPSEVQTWLDDVFAQVGQAYPNLPGAPAPVEEPEDPKMVAAADKLDAGDLDGALADYREIADAEPHNVEAASLVRNLTFVARASKQPASAVELAVPGDVDSQLAAADVELLNQQPEAAFDRLVELVRATADDDRARARARLLEYFELYEPSEPVVMAARRKLASALF, from the coding sequence GTGAGCAGACCAGTCAATCGTCAGCAGGCCGCCGCGGCCGCCCGTCAGCAGCAAGCTGCCGCAGCGATGTCGGGCGCCGTTGACCTGTCCGTCCTCAAGGACCGGGCCGAGGCCCGTCGCGCCGGGCAGTCCGCGCCGCCACCACCCGCGGGGGGAGCGGGCGCGGCGCCGGTTCCGTCCGGGCCGGTCGTCGACGTCACCGAGGCGACCTTCGAGCGCGACGCCATCGAGGCGTCGACGCGCCAGCCCGTAGTGGTCGAGCTGACCGCGGCGTTGGGCGGGGAGACCGCCGAGCTGTCGTCGGTCCTGGAGCAGTCGGCCGCGCGGGCCGGTGGTCGCTGGGTGCTCGCCCGGGTCGACGTCGAGACGAATCCGCGCATCGCCCAGGCGTTCCGCGCGCAGTCGGTGCCGATGGTCATCGCGCTCGCGCACGGGCAGCCGGTGTCGGCCTTCGCCGGCGCCAAATCGCCGTCGGAGGTCCAGACCTGGCTCGACGACGTCTTCGCCCAGGTCGGCCAGGCCTATCCCAACCTTCCCGGAGCCCCGGCGCCGGTCGAGGAGCCGGAGGACCCGAAGATGGTCGCCGCCGCCGACAAGCTCGACGCCGGTGATCTGGACGGCGCGCTCGCCGACTATCGGGAGATCGCCGACGCGGAACCGCACAACGTCGAGGCGGCGTCGTTGGTCCGAAACCTGACCTTCGTCGCCCGCGCGTCGAAGCAACCGGCCTCCGCGGTCGAGCTCGCCGTCCCCGGTGACGTCGACTCCCAGCTCGCCGCCGCCGACGTCGAGCTGCTCAACCAGCAACCGGAGGCGGCCTTCGACCGGCTCGTCGAGTTGGTGCGGGCCACCGCGGATGACGACCGCGCGCGTGCCCGGGCACGACTGTTGGAGTACTTCGAGCTGTACGAGCCGAGTGAGCCGGTCGTGATGGCCGCGCGTCGAAAGCTGGCCTCCGCCCTCTTCTGA
- a CDS encoding acetyl-CoA C-acetyltransferase: MSSSGSASSTVIVAGARTPFGRLLGSLKDFSAVDLGAIAIKGALERAKVPASAVDYVIMGQVLTAGAGQIPARQAAVKAGIGWDVPALTINKVCLSGIDAIALADQLIRAGEVEVVVAGGQESMTQAPHLLPGSRSGFKYGPAELVDHMAHDGLHDAFTDQAMGLLTESANDTDGFTREQQDEVSARSHRLAAKAAEDGVFDDEIVPVPIPQRKGDPVEFRVDEGVRADTTAESLAKLRPAFRKDGTITAGSASQISDGACAVVVMSKAKAQELGLDWLAEIGPHGIVAGPDSSLQEQPANAIAKACDRAGIKPTDLDLVEINEAFAVVGLASAKKLGIDPERVNVNGGAIALGHPIGTSGARLVLHLALELKRRGGGVGAAALCGGGGQGDALIISVPKA; encoded by the coding sequence ATGTCCAGTTCCGGATCCGCTTCTTCCACCGTGATCGTCGCCGGGGCCCGCACGCCCTTCGGCCGGCTCCTCGGCTCGCTGAAGGACTTCAGTGCCGTCGACCTGGGCGCCATCGCGATCAAGGGGGCATTGGAGCGGGCCAAGGTGCCCGCCTCTGCCGTCGACTACGTGATCATGGGGCAGGTCCTCACCGCCGGCGCCGGTCAGATCCCGGCGCGCCAGGCCGCGGTCAAGGCCGGGATCGGCTGGGATGTTCCGGCGCTGACGATCAACAAGGTCTGCCTCTCCGGCATCGACGCCATCGCGCTGGCCGATCAGCTCATCCGCGCGGGTGAGGTCGAGGTCGTCGTCGCGGGCGGCCAGGAGTCGATGACTCAGGCACCGCATCTGCTCCCGGGCAGCCGCAGCGGGTTCAAGTACGGGCCCGCCGAACTCGTCGACCACATGGCCCACGACGGACTCCACGACGCGTTCACCGATCAGGCGATGGGTCTGCTCACCGAGTCGGCCAACGACACCGACGGTTTCACCCGCGAGCAGCAGGACGAGGTCTCGGCGCGCAGCCACCGCCTGGCCGCCAAGGCCGCGGAGGACGGGGTGTTCGACGACGAGATCGTCCCGGTGCCGATCCCGCAGCGCAAGGGCGATCCCGTCGAGTTCCGCGTCGACGAGGGCGTGCGCGCCGACACGACCGCCGAGAGCCTCGCCAAACTGCGCCCGGCGTTCCGCAAAGACGGCACCATCACCGCGGGCAGCGCGTCGCAGATCTCCGACGGGGCATGTGCCGTCGTCGTCATGAGCAAGGCGAAGGCACAGGAACTCGGGCTGGACTGGTTGGCCGAGATCGGGCCGCACGGCATCGTCGCCGGCCCGGATTCGTCGCTGCAGGAGCAGCCGGCGAATGCCATCGCCAAGGCTTGTGACCGCGCCGGCATCAAGCCGACCGACCTCGACCTCGTGGAGATCAACGAGGCCTTCGCCGTCGTCGGCCTGGCGTCGGCGAAGAAGCTGGGCATCGATCCGGAACGGGTCAACGTCAACGGTGGCGCCATCGCCCTCGGCCACCCGATCGGAACCTCCGGCGCCCGCCTCGTGCTGCATCTCGCCCTGGAGCTCAAGCGCCGCGGTGGCGGCGTCGGCGCGGCCGCGCTGTGCGGCGGCGGCGGGCAGGGTGACGCCCTCATCATCTCCGTTCCCAAAGCCTGA
- a CDS encoding DUF3817 domain-containing protein, giving the protein MKTVFDLSTPAKRFRFVAVAEAITWAALLVAMYFKWVEGHESAVRIPGMVHGIVFLAFVAVSFLTARALKWNLITLGLALVSSLPPFGTLVFEWWARRSGRLAELSAAVQEPAGDRDGEAPAEHAKMDV; this is encoded by the coding sequence GTGAAGACTGTTTTCGATTTGTCGACTCCCGCCAAACGGTTCCGCTTCGTCGCGGTCGCCGAGGCGATCACCTGGGCCGCGCTGTTGGTGGCGATGTACTTCAAGTGGGTCGAGGGACATGAGTCGGCCGTCCGGATCCCCGGCATGGTGCACGGCATCGTGTTCCTGGCCTTCGTCGCCGTCTCCTTCCTCACCGCCCGTGCGCTGAAGTGGAATCTGATCACCCTCGGGTTGGCGCTGGTGTCGTCGCTGCCGCCGTTCGGCACCCTCGTCTTCGAGTGGTGGGCGCGCCGCAGCGGACGGTTGGCCGAACTCTCGGCGGCCGTGCAGGAGCCCGCCGGTGATCGCGACGGCGAGGCGCCCGCCGAACATGCCAAAATGGACGTGTGA
- the nucS gene encoding endonuclease NucS produces the protein MRLVVAECQVDYAGRLTAHLPMARRLLLIKSDGSVSVHADDRAYKPLNWMSPPCWLTEEDVPADSAAEAVWVVENKAGEQLRITIAEIEHDSSHELGVDPGLVKDGVEAHLQELLAEHVEKLGTGYTLVRREYPTAIGPVDLLCRDADGATVAVEIKRRGEIDGVEQLTRYLELLNRDTSIAPVAGVFAAQQIKPQARTLATDRGIRCLILDYDELRGMESPEFRLF, from the coding sequence GTGCGTCTGGTCGTAGCGGAATGTCAGGTCGACTATGCGGGTCGGTTGACGGCCCATCTCCCGATGGCGCGGCGGCTGCTGCTGATCAAGTCGGACGGCTCGGTGAGCGTCCACGCCGACGACCGGGCCTATAAGCCCCTCAACTGGATGAGCCCGCCCTGCTGGCTCACCGAGGAGGATGTACCCGCGGACAGCGCCGCCGAGGCCGTCTGGGTCGTGGAGAACAAGGCGGGGGAGCAGCTGCGCATCACCATCGCCGAGATCGAGCACGATTCCAGCCACGAACTCGGCGTCGACCCCGGATTGGTCAAGGACGGCGTCGAGGCGCACCTGCAGGAACTGCTCGCCGAGCACGTCGAGAAGCTGGGGACCGGCTATACGCTGGTTCGCCGGGAGTACCCGACGGCCATCGGCCCGGTCGACCTGCTGTGCCGCGACGCCGACGGTGCGACGGTGGCCGTGGAGATCAAGCGGCGCGGCGAGATCGACGGCGTCGAACAGCTGACCCGCTATCTCGAACTGCTGAACCGCGACACCAGCATCGCCCCCGTCGCCGGGGTGTTCGCCGCACAGCAGATCAAGCCCCAGGCCCGGACCCTCGCGACTGACCGCGGGATCCGGTGCCTGATCTTGGATTACGACGAGCTGCGCGGCATGGAGAGTCCGGAGTTCCGCCTCTTCTGA
- the murA gene encoding UDP-N-acetylglucosamine 1-carboxyvinyltransferase: MSDRFLVSGGARLTGEVQVTGAKNSVLKLMAAALLAEGTTVLTNAPDIADVPLMAEVLRGLGADVTIDGDEVSIVSPAEPSYHADFDAVKQFRASVCVLGPLMARCRRAVVALPGGDAIGSRPLDMHQAGLRAMGAESSIEHGCVVASAERLVGAPIALEFPSVGATENILMAAVLADGVTTVDNAAREPEIVDLCEMLSQMGAQIEGAGTSTLTVTGVPGLSPTTHRVVGDRIVGATWGIAAAMTRGDVTVRGVLPEHLSLVLNKLVDAGATVDRFDDGFRVRQEGRPEAINVSTLPYPGFPTDLQPMVIGLAAVADGMSVVTENVFEARFRFVEEMVRLGADARTDGHHAVIRGVEQLSSAPVWSSDIRAGAGLVLAGLCADGVTEVHDVEHIDRGYPDFVELLRSLGGKIERVSE; encoded by the coding sequence GTGAGTGATCGCTTTCTGGTGTCGGGTGGAGCCCGGCTGACCGGTGAAGTCCAGGTGACCGGCGCCAAGAACAGCGTGCTGAAGCTGATGGCGGCAGCGCTGCTGGCCGAGGGGACCACGGTCCTGACCAACGCCCCGGACATCGCCGACGTGCCGTTGATGGCCGAGGTGCTGCGCGGGCTCGGTGCCGACGTGACGATTGACGGCGACGAGGTGAGCATCGTGTCGCCGGCCGAGCCCAGCTATCACGCCGACTTCGACGCGGTGAAACAGTTCCGCGCGTCGGTGTGCGTACTCGGCCCGCTGATGGCCCGGTGTCGCCGGGCGGTCGTCGCACTGCCCGGCGGAGATGCGATCGGGTCGCGCCCGCTCGACATGCACCAGGCCGGGCTCCGGGCGATGGGGGCGGAGAGCTCCATCGAGCACGGCTGCGTGGTGGCCTCCGCCGAGAGACTGGTCGGCGCGCCGATCGCGCTGGAGTTCCCGTCGGTGGGTGCCACCGAGAACATTCTGATGGCCGCGGTGCTCGCCGACGGCGTGACGACGGTCGACAACGCGGCCCGCGAGCCCGAGATCGTCGACCTGTGCGAGATGCTCAGCCAGATGGGTGCGCAGATCGAGGGCGCCGGGACGTCGACGTTGACGGTGACCGGCGTGCCCGGATTGTCGCCGACGACGCACCGCGTGGTGGGCGACCGGATCGTCGGTGCGACGTGGGGGATCGCTGCGGCGATGACCCGGGGCGACGTGACGGTGCGCGGAGTCCTGCCCGAGCACCTCTCGTTGGTGCTCAACAAGCTCGTCGACGCCGGTGCGACCGTCGACCGGTTCGACGACGGGTTCCGGGTGCGCCAGGAGGGCCGACCCGAGGCGATCAATGTCTCCACGCTCCCGTACCCGGGTTTCCCGACCGACCTGCAGCCGATGGTGATCGGGCTGGCCGCGGTCGCCGACGGCATGTCGGTGGTGACCGAGAACGTCTTCGAGGCGCGGTTCCGGTTCGTCGAGGAGATGGTCCGGCTGGGCGCCGATGCGCGCACCGACGGACATCACGCGGTCATCCGCGGCGTCGAGCAGCTCTCCAGCGCGCCGGTGTGGTCGTCGGACATCCGCGCCGGCGCGGGACTCGTGCTGGCGGGTCTGTGCGCCGACGGGGTGACCGAGGTCCACGACGTGGAACACATCGATCGGGGGTATCCGGACTTCGTCGAACTGCTCCGTTCGCTGGGGGGCAAGATCGAGCGCGTCTCGGAGTGA